The Gammaproteobacteria bacterium genome window below encodes:
- the cas6 gene encoding type I-MYXAN CRISPR-associated protein Cas6/Cmx6: MFWQDQEDENQRPVVPDNIVDLSFKVQCKQLPLDHAHELSQTLQQALPWIADEPQAGIHLIHGAESGNGWVRPQEPDAILSLSKRTRFMLRLPKHRVDDASKLAGQTLNVAGNELVLTMPNQKPLSVLTTIFARYVVASNMENNIEDEETFLNQTAEMLRKEGIQVKKMMSGRAHVLRMPGKNLLTRSLMIDGLKTEESIYLQQNGLGAGRLVGCGLFIPHKGIEAVGEAQQK, from the coding sequence ATGTTTTGGCAAGATCAAGAAGACGAAAATCAACGACCTGTTGTTCCCGATAACATTGTTGATTTATCTTTTAAAGTGCAGTGCAAACAATTGCCATTGGATCATGCTCATGAACTATCACAAACTTTGCAACAAGCATTGCCATGGATTGCAGATGAACCACAAGCAGGTATACATCTTATTCATGGTGCCGAATCAGGCAATGGTTGGGTGCGGCCACAAGAACCGGATGCAATATTAAGTTTGTCGAAACGCACTCGTTTTATGTTGCGCCTGCCAAAGCATCGTGTAGATGATGCATCTAAACTTGCAGGTCAAACATTGAATGTGGCAGGTAATGAATTAGTGTTAACTATGCCTAATCAAAAACCTCTTTCTGTTTTAACCACTATTTTTGCGCGTTATGTAGTGGCTTCTAATATGGAAAATAATATTGAAGATGAAGAGACTTTTCTAAATCAAACAGCAGAAATGCTAAGAAAAGAAGGTATTCAGGTTAAGAAGATGATGAGCGGTCGCGCGCATGTATTGCGCATGCCGGGCAAAAATTTGCTCACGCGAAGTCTCATGATTGATGGATTGAAAACGGAAGAGTCTATCTATTTGCAACAAAATGGCTTAGGTGCTGGCCGGCTCGTAGGGTGCGGGCTGTTTATACCGCATAA
- a CDS encoding sulfur relay protein DsrC — protein MLWLSELLMQHHELNSFEELKEKLTEQVKQGEMFFRMDVRPPFQDTPENWEDILEAIFTSAGKIGD, from the coding sequence ATGTTGTGGCTAAGCGAACTCCTCATGCAACACCATGAGCTTAATTCTTTTGAAGAACTTAAAGAAAAGTTAACTGAACAAGTAAAACAAGGTGAAATGTTTTTTCGTATGGATGTGCGCCCGCCATTTCAAGACACACCCGAAAACTGGGAAGATATTTTGGAAGCGATATTTACTTCGGCTGGTAAAATCGGCGATTAG
- a CDS encoding taurine catabolism dioxygenase TauD — protein MQPYLLKESHSYEEWRAQKLYKYPVDAKQLIIELNNPINLTDNELIAFKTTCSKTNIALYRCTNVDQNFRQSAISIAQQLGLRELDANLCADEDRLSVITDTGKDMGQEIGKKNSHYIPYTNKPLNWHTDGYYNASEQCIYAFLMHCVRPAKSGGENSYLDPEIAYILLRDENPDYITALMHDDVMMIPANEIDGKQIRPAQTGPVFFVDEDSQALCMRYTARQRSIVWKQDKTVQRALAFLHEILQGNPYMFHYSLNAGEGVVCNNVLHNRTAFEDHQDENKRRMLYRGRFYNRLAIDQKPLQNTVNH, from the coding sequence ATGCAGCCCTATCTCTTAAAAGAATCCCACTCTTATGAGGAGTGGCGTGCGCAAAAGCTATATAAGTACCCTGTGGATGCCAAGCAGCTAATTATTGAGCTAAATAACCCTATAAATTTAACGGATAATGAGCTAATCGCCTTCAAAACTACCTGTTCAAAGACGAATATCGCTCTCTATCGTTGTACAAATGTTGATCAAAATTTCAGGCAGAGTGCTATTTCTATCGCGCAACAACTGGGTTTGCGAGAGTTGGATGCCAATCTGTGTGCCGATGAAGATCGACTTTCAGTCATCACGGATACGGGGAAGGATATGGGCCAGGAAATAGGCAAGAAAAACTCCCATTACATTCCGTACACCAACAAACCACTCAATTGGCATACCGATGGATATTACAATGCAAGTGAGCAGTGTATTTATGCATTTTTAATGCACTGTGTGCGTCCGGCTAAAAGCGGCGGTGAAAATAGTTATCTAGATCCAGAAATTGCATACATTTTATTGCGTGATGAAAACCCTGATTACATCACTGCATTAATGCATGATGATGTAATGATGATTCCTGCAAATGAAATAGATGGAAAACAAATAAGACCTGCGCAAACAGGGCCGGTGTTTTTTGTTGATGAGGATTCGCAAGCTTTATGTATGCGTTACACCGCACGTCAACGCAGTATCGTCTGGAAGCAAGATAAGACTGTGCAACGCGCATTAGCTTTTTTGCATGAAATATTACAAGGTAATCCTTATATGTTTCATTACAGCTTAAACGCAGGTGAAGGTGTGGTTTGTAATAATGTTTTGCATAATCGCACTGCGTTTGAAGATCATCAAGATGAAAATAAAAGGCGCATGCTATACAGAGGTCGTTTTTATAATCGTCTGGCTATTGATCAAAAACCCCTACAAAATACGGTAAATCATTAA